The genomic region CTCTCTACATATACTAATTAATCCCTAACTAATCCTAATTATccactaatttaatatatatatacatttcCACTCATTTACTTTCTCACTCATCTTTCACAATTTCAATAATCTCATatctctaaaacccaaatattaaaaaaaaacccAACAAATTACTCCCGTTTTTCTTCCTCACAACCCACCACCTACCCTACCGCCGCACGCCACCCGAGATCTGCCACCGTTTGGCGACCCACACCCTCACCACACCAAAACCACCGCACCCTCACGTACCCCGACACCCTCACTCTCACCCCACCGCACCGAAACCACCTCAGCCTCAGCCTCACCCCGACACCCACAGCCTCACCCACCACACCGAAACCACCGCACCATCACCCTCACCCCACTCACTGTCACCCTCTCCTCTAAACCACCCACGACCACATCTCCTCGCCACCACGTCCTCCCACCTCTGACCCACCCCACCACCTTCCTCCTTTTGTCCAGATCTGCAACCACGCGCTGGCGCCACCCCCTTCTTTTGTCTGCCTACTGCCGCCTTCAGCCTCCCTTTTCTtctcctccttttttttttcagaccTGGGGAAAAGGTGGGTTGCTATTGTTGGTCTTGAACGACTATAGGGTCTGCCGCCACCTCCTTTTTcatgtttcgttttttttttctttttatttcagTTTTCGGTGTTTTTTGTCAGATTAGGTCTCACGTTTTTATGTTTCAGAtctgatattttttttttgagtttgttgcatgtgtaggcGGTTGgaaataaatatgacattaggtataatatttaaattttagatgtaattttttgaaaataaatttgatttttttaaattttagatctttACAAATTTCGTTTTTTTAAAAGGTACTTTTATTTAAATGTTAGATCTATAAATATTGGTGGTGTCCGggtgttgtgtttttttttcattattttttaaattttagatttaAGTTAAATCTAGTGatctaaagttacacttttcttccttaaaattacactttttctgttaaaattacatttttgtctattattaaagttacatttttctccattaaaattacacttttatgtattaaaattacacttttatctattaaaattacacttttttctattaaaattacacttttctgttagttccatttttctctattattaaagttatacttttctctattaaaattacacttttttctattaaaattacacttttttctgctaaaattacaattttttctgttaaaattacacatttttctccattaaaattacacttttatctaataaaatcacacctttttctgttaaagttacttttttctctattattaaagttacacttttttctattaaaattacacttttttctattaaaattacacttttttctgttaaaattatactttgttctgctagaataactcttttttctgctaaaattacactttttctgctagaattacacttacttctattggactaatgttacactctcaatggacttggtcatattctcattggactaatgttacactctcaatggactaaaattacattctcagtggactgaaattatactttcctggactaaaattacacttttctagactaaaattatattctccttgactaaaagaacaatctcattggactgaaattacacttacctggactacaataacactttttgtcgttaaaataacactcgtaaaatgttaaattacaataacttgtgataaaattacaaaaattcaaaatgttattcgttaaaatcactcgaaaaagactgaagttaaacttgtaaaaagcaaaattctcgtaaacattccttaaaattacactttgtgctgttagaattacactcgtaaaatcctaaaatgttgaaaatttgtctcgaaaaaaaaaacgaaaaaaaccgaaacaggaaaaatgttaacaaaatttttataaactttgaagtataagacaaaaggtggtgttaattgtgtatgataatgaattagtgaatgtattactaaaactagagagagaagtgaattaattagtgttaagtgtgtttcttgctttcaatctcaacattccaccatgcatgatccaagggttgtggaaaggactcatggactcaaagccatatgaaggacttaggagaactttgctctctctctctctctctctctctctctctatatatatatatatatatatatatatatatatatatatatatatagagcaaagttcttataagtccttcatatcttttgagttcataagtccctcccatatCCCTTAGATCATGCTTGGTGGATGCttgagattgaaagtaagaaacacacttaacactaattaattcacttctctctctaggtttaataatacatttactaactcattatcatacacaattaacaccaccatttatcttatacttcaaagtttatggaaattttgttaacacttttccagtttcagttttttttcgttttttttttagacaagttttcgacattttaggattttacgagtgtaattctaacagacggatattattttgaaatttgtaattttaaggaatgtttacgAGAATTTTGCGTCTTACGAGTTTAACTGCAGTCTTTTTTGActgattttgacgaataatattttaaatttttgtaattttatcacaacttattgtaattttagcattttacgagtgttattttaacgacaaaaagtgttattttagtcaagaaaagtgtaatttcagtccaatgagagtgttattttagtccaggaaagtaTTTTTTTAGTCCAGACaaatgtaatttcagtccaatgagagtgttattttagtccagaaaagtgtaattttagtccagaaaagtaaaatttcagtccactgagaatgtaattttagtccattgagagtgtaacattagtccaatgagaatatgagaatatgaccaagttcattgagagtataacattagtccaatagtagaaagtgtaattctaatagaaaaaagtgtaattttaacggagaaaagtgtaattttgacagaaaaatgtgtaattctaacaacaacaaaaagtgtaattttaggagaaaaagtgtaattttaaccgaaaaaagtgttattctagcagaaaaaagtataattttaaaagaaaaaagtgtaattttaatgaaaaaaagtgtaattttaacagaaaaaagtgtaattctaacaacaaaatgtgtaattttagcagaaaaagtgtaattttaaccgaaaaaagtgttattctagcagaaaaaagtataattttaacagaaaaaagtttaattttaatgaagaaaagtgtaattttaacagaaaaaaagtgtaattttaatctaaCTCTTTCATTTGTTTTGTTAAAAACAAACTCAAATTTCCATTATCAAAACAAAACCAACACAACTTAACTAAAAAAGAAGGCAGCCTCCACTCACCCTAACACAAaactaatatatttatatatataataagaaaagatttgttaaaaaaaaaaagcaacgaTAAACACAACAGCATACACccaacatttaaaaaaaaaaaaacaaaaaaaaaacaaacagatCTTGAAACCAAGATGAGAAAAAATCCGCCTCACCTTGAGCCACCACAACTGTCGTCACCATCTCAGATATGAGACGAGAGGAGGACGAAACCGTCGTCATCATCTCACATCTGAGACGAGAGGAGGACGAGCATGCTAGGGTGGCGCGCGGCAGCACGTATGGAGGGCGGAGGCGGTTGTGGTGTGCTAGGGTGACGAGAGTAGCACTGTTGTTGTCGTCGTGAGTGTGGGCGTGGTGGTGGATGGGCTCGTGACTGCGTGTGGTGTGAGTCGTGGTGAGGGTAGGTGGTGGTGTGTGCGTGTGGTGTAAGTCGTGGTGGTGGTGTAACTTCAGTCGTGGTGAGGGTAGGTGGTGGTGTGTGCGTGTGGTATAAGTCGTGGTGGTGGTGTAACTTCAGTCGTGGTGAGGGTAGGTGGTGGTGTGTGCGTGTGGTATAAGTCGTCGTGGTGATCTTGATTTTTTGAGGAGtcggtggtggtgttgttgttatTGATGTCGTAAGGTGTTGTTGTTGATGTCGTGAGGTGTTGTGGTGGTGTGTGGCGGTATTTGCGACGGGAGTGGAGTAGGTGTGGGGTAGtttcggtggtggtggtgggtgtgggtatgcggtggtggtggttgtggtgggttATTGGCGGCGGGAGGGGAAACAGTAGCAGCGGGGTGAGGGGTGGTGGTAGCCGGTGGGTTGGGTTGGAGAGAAAATGGggggaaattttttgatttttttgtttttgaatttttttggattttgagagATGAGAGGTTTTTGAGATGAAATATGAGGGAAATTGTGTGGATGAGAGATAAGTAGGTGGgaggaaaatgtatatatattgaATTAGGGATTAATTAGAATTAATTAGTATGGGTAGTGAGAGAGTGGTTTAATTTTTTGTGTAAATCTCAGCCATCCTTTTCCCTCATCTAAGGGCTCTAaagagaacttatggactcacacttgaggagggactcatttgatcctaatactatatatatatatatatatatatatatatatatatataattggaTCATGTGAGTATGACTCATATATTTGAGAATTGAGAATTGAGAATTGAGGATTAATACCTTCATAGGTATTTAGGGCGGAACAAATAAGGGCAAATTAGTAATTTTATGAGCCACTATATAAGCTCCTTTTTATCAGCTCAAACCGTTATTTCTTCAGAAATCTGCTTCTCCCTCTAACTTCTCTCTACTGTAACTTGTTTTTTCATTGTTGAGGTCGAGAACCCTAGTTttttcttctcattcttatcaattattataCTATTTCAAACATATTCGTGTGTCAggtatgttattgttgttaatttcatCTTGTATGTTCTCTTTAATGTGTAATTTCAGCTTTAAATCACATATTTTTCCTTTTTTCGTACCTATGTTTCGAATTACTAGTCATCTTACTGCGTTTCTTCTACTTTTGTTTCTATACTTTCAATTTCATCTTGCTTTATTTGTTTTTTTCAGTTTAATTTTGCGTTTCCCTAAATTCGCTACGTTTTCATTGGATTTCTAGGTTTTCTGCTCTAATCACCGCTTATTCAATCATCATCCCAATGTCTGGTACGTTATTGTTCTTAATTTCAGCTTTATTTTCTCTTTATTTTGTACTTTTAGCTTTCAATCACATGTTCTTTTATTTTTTGCCAAATATTCCCAATTATTAGTCATCTTTACTGCTGTTCTTATAATTATTgtacctaaaaatattttatgtgcattttaattcttatttcATGTTTTACGTTTATGTTTGCCTTAAGATTAAGTTGTCATATTGATATTCTTACAAAATATGATTGTTGTGATATGAATTGTCTAATTTAGTAAAAGCTGATGGGTGTGATATGCATGTAGTCTCATTTTGTGCCTTACAGCAAGTGTGTTTTTGTTTtacaaaatatgtgatattctTTTCCAGAATTATTGATATTGTTTATGGGGATATGTAACATTGTTCAGTCacctgtgtgatattgttttccttACAccatgtgtgatattgttttacagaatatgtgatattgttttcctgaatttgtgatattgtttagcggGATATGTAATATTGTTCAGACACCTGTGTGATATTGATTTCCTTCATATCTCTTAACTTTTTCTTGTTTGTTTACATTGTACTTTTGTTGCTACTTCTTGCCAGATCCTACAAGTACTGTAACTTCTTCTTCCCCTAACGATATTCATGAGTCTGTAATTATCTCTAACCATAGTAACGATATTCTTGAGTCTTCAATTACTTCTAATGTACATATTGAACCACCTGATGAACCTAGCTCTACTCCACATGTTGAACAACATCATGTTCCTTCTCGTGTGCATCAACTTCTTTTGGACTCCACACCTGGTGGTAGTGAATTAAGGATAAGGAAAGTTGCACTTGAGTTTAAACCTCATATTGGACAGTTTTTTGGGACCTTGGAAGAAGCTATTAGTTTTTATGGTGTGTATGCAAAAGCATGTGGTTTTGAACCTAAGAAGTCTTCCCAAAAAAGGTCTGTTTCTGGTGATGTGCAGTATAAATTTGTTGTTTGTAACCGTGAAAGTTTTAGAGATCGTAAGAGGAAGGCTATTGTTTTACATAGTGGAGAGGAGCATGCAACTCCCAAGCCATTTGATATTAGAAATACTAAACTAACTAGGATTGGTTGTACTGCTATGATTGAGTTTCGCTATAATGGGGATGGGTATGTTGTTTTCCAGTTTCGTGAGTGGCATAATCACCGTCTTTGTTCACTTAGAAATcaacaatttcaaaaaaaaacacAGGCACCTCCATCTTTACCATAAAAAGACAATTATTGATCATTCAAGGGTTAATCAAGGCCCAACAACGGCATTTAGAAATGTTAAGGAATATGTAGATGGCTATGAGAATGTTGGAGCTCAACTGGTTGATTTTAAGAATTTTAGAAGGGATATCAAATGTTTCATAGGAGACCGGGATGCTCAACTGTTTGTTAACCATTTCGAGGATAAACGTGATACCAATGAAGGTTTTTACTTTGCTTATGAGGTGGATTCTGGGAAATGTTTGGTTCGTGCGTTTTGGTGTGATGCAGAGTCTCGTAGAAACTACTCTTTGTTTGGTGATTACATCACTTATGATCCAACTTACAGTACGAATAAGTATTGTATGGTTTTTACTCCTTTTACTGGGGTAGACCACCACAAAAGGTCAGTTACTTTTGCTGCTGCATTGCTATTTCATGAGTATGAAGATTCGTTCAAGTGGGTCTTTGAAAAGTTTCTAGATTCTATGGGTCAACGAGAGCCACACTGTAGAATGACTGATCAATGTGCTGGAATAAAGAAGGGTTTGCATGCTGTTTTCAAACATGCTAGGcgcagatattgcatgtggcatatcatgcaaaAGCTCACTGATAAGGTTGGGCCTGCAATATCGAAAGAGACTGATTTTTTCAGCCGTTTGAATGCTATTGTTTGGGATGCTGAGTTAAAACCTCTGGAATTTGAAGAAAAGTGGTCTCAGTTGGTTaatgagcataatcttgaagGTAATTCCTGGTTGTCAACCATGTTTAGAAAAAGGAGAAAATGGATCCCAACTTATTTTCGTGATATTCCTATGGGTAGTCTATTAAGAACAACTCAACGATCTAAGAGTCAGAGTAATTTTTTCAAGCGTTTTGAAAATGCACATGGTACACTTGTTGAATTCTGGATGCGGTTTCAAAGCGCCATTGATGTACAGTGTCATACTCAAAAGCAACTTGATAGAGATGATGATTGTACTCTTCCACAATTATCAAAATCTCTTAAGTTGGAAGCTCATGCTTCCAAGCTTTATACACATTATGCTTTCGCAGATTTTCAACTAGAAGCTACTGCTTCTATTTGTTCCCTTAGTGTTGGTGGCTTCACACCACTTGCCAACGGTATAGAGGTAATTGATATAGCTGATGCTAGAACGCAGAAGACCTATCAAGTCGTCTACAATTCTACAACCAATGATGCTGAATGTTCTAGCAAGTTGTTCAACAAAAAGGGTATTATTTGCAGACACATTATATGGGTTTACTCTGGGAAACAAGTACACACTTTGCCTGATAAGTACATCTTTATGCGGTGGACCAAGAATGCACACAAGATCCCTCTTTATGGTTTACATGGTGAGTTAATGGATGACTTTGATGCCACTGATTTAAGAAAGCTGGAGATGTGCAAGTTATGGTCAGAGTTCTACGCAACTATCAGTGTGCTCAAGAATGTGCCTACCAATGAGATCACTGATCTTGTTGACACACTGAAGCTATTTAGGGTCAAACTCAATCCGCAATCAGAGTCAATAACCAAAGAGCAGGAGTTGGAGATGCTTCTTGGATGCAGTTCCTCAACTGAGGTGAGGATTTTACCACCCCATCAGGCAAAAAACAAGGGTAGTGGGAAGAGAATGATCTCCAAAAAGCAACAATGCATAGCCAAAGCGGAGAAGCCTAAAAGGCTTTGCCATAATTGCAAACAAATGGCTCACCATGATAAGCGTAACTGTCCTAATGCTTTTGTACCTGATGCCGACAATAAGGTATGCTCACCATGACAAGTCTGTGTATGAAACTTTATATATGGTCTATGGTCACGAgtcagaaacaatatcacacgctattatttataatatcacaccttatacTAAACAGTATCACTATTTCAGGATAACAAAATGTGATATTGTTTGTAATGGTCACGAGACAGaaataatatcacacgttattatACATAATATCACTGCttatataaaacaatatcactGTTTCACCTTATTTTCATATTTTCCTGGGGAGTTTTAGAAACAATACCACACGTTATTAgaaataatatcacaccttatacTAAGCAGTATCACTATTTCAGTATAAtaaaatgtgatattgtttattacGGTCGCGAGTCACAAACAATATCATACGTTATTAGAAATAATATCACTCCttatataaaacaatatcactgtttcaccttatttttgtatttttcagggGAGTTCAgatgaggatgatgctgatgatggtTAATTGGTCAAAGGATTTTTTGTTGATGGCGCTCATTAATTATAGCAGCAGCAAATAGATGACATACTTTATTACTAGTATATTATATACACCACAAACTTCATTATTAGAGTATAGATTATACGTTATTTTATATAGAATATACTCGGGTATAATATTAGATCATTTTATTCGTCTCAGTtgtcttatttttgtattttttgtgatactgagaaacaatatcacacgttatatttaAAAATTTCACATCTTACTCTAAACAGTATCACTACTTCAGAAGTACTTTACATGCCTCTTGTTTTAAAAATTTCACATCTTGTTTTTTGCGTGTTGTCAAAATACATCACACCCAGTGTATAAAACTATCACAAattgtgaaacaatatcacaaacatcAAATTAAAATATCGCAGTTCataataaacaatatcacatttttTAAAAccatcattattgttatttacatttAGTATGCTTCTGCTGTTTTTATAAAACAATATCAACCTGTGTACACAACATCACA from Silene latifolia isolate original U9 population chromosome 3, ASM4854445v1, whole genome shotgun sequence harbors:
- the LOC141649531 gene encoding protein FAR1-RELATED SEQUENCE 9-like; the protein is MSDPTSTVTSSSPNDIHESVIISNHSNDILESSITSNVHIEPPDEPSSTPHVEQHHVPSRVHQLLLDSTPGGSELRIRKVALEFKPHIGQFFGTLEEAISFYGVYAKACGFEPKKSSQKRSVSGDVQYKFVVCNRESFRDRKRKAIVLHSGEEHATPKPFDIRNTKLTRIGCTAMIEFRYNGDGHLHLYHKKTIIDHSRVNQGPTTAFRNVKEYVDGYENVGAQLVDFKNFRRDIKCFIGDRDAQLFVNHFEDKRDTNEGFYFAYEVDSGKCLVRAFWCDAESRRNYSLFGDYITYDPTYSTNKYCMVFTPFTGVDHHKRSVTFAAALLFHEYEDSFKWVFEKFLDSMGQREPHCRMTDQCAGIKKGLHAVFKHARRRYCMWHIMQKLTDKVGPAISKETDFFSRLNAIVWDAELKPLEFEEKWSQLVNEHNLEGNSWLSTMFRKRRKWIPTYFRDIPMGSLLRTTQRSKSQSNFFKRFENAHGTLVEFWMRFQSAIDVQCHTQKQLDRDDDCTLPQLSKSLKLEAHASKLYTHYAFADFQLEATASICSLSVGGFTPLANGIEVIDIADARTQKTYQVVYNSTTNDAECSSKLFNKKGIICRHIIWVYSGKQVHTLPDKYIFMRWTKNAHKIPLYGLHGELMDDFDATDLRKLEMCKLWSEFYATISVLKNVPTNEITDLVDTLKLFRVKLNPQSESITKEQELEMLLGCSSSTEVRILPPHQAKNKGSGKRMISKKQQCIAKAEKPKRLCHNCKQMAHHDKRNCPNAFVPDADNKGSSDEDDADDG